In Juglans microcarpa x Juglans regia isolate MS1-56 chromosome 1S, Jm3101_v1.0, whole genome shotgun sequence, the genomic stretch GCGGCGAGTTCAGGTGAAAGTTCCTCGCCCGCGGAGGAAGTGCAGGATTACTTGAAGTTCGGCGTGACCTCTGTTTGTGGAAGGAGAAGAGACATGGAGGACGCCGTTTCGGTTCACCCTTTGTTTTGTCCCGAAAAGAGTCAGAGTTCAAACGGATTTCATTTCTTCGGTGTGTTTGATGGGCATGGTTGCTCTCATGTAAATGCTCGCATCTCTTGTCCTTTCTTTCACTGAATTGTTAATTGTTGGATctaaaaaattccatttttttctctagGTTGCGGCCAAGTGTAGGGATCGGTTGCATGATATAATGAAGGAAGAGGTGGAAGGCGAAGGAGAAGCTGTGGAATGGAAGGGCACGATGGAGAGGAGCTTTAATCGGATGGACAAGGAGGTGCAGGATTTGAGTGGCTCTGGGAGTAGCAGCTGTAGGTGTGACCTCCAGACTCCGCAGTGCGACGCCGTTGGATCTACTGCCGTTGTAGCTGTAGTGACGCCGGAGAAGATCATAGTCTCCAACTGCGGTGATTCTCGGGCCGTACTTTGTCGAAACGGCGCCGTGATCCCGCTCTCGTCCGATCATAAGGTGAGAAAATCTCACCAAAAACAAGTGGAAAAAGTATCTAATTTGAGATCACtgaaaatgttttctcatgCCTGTGTTCGAGAGAAATCTCCGGTATGGCAAAACGGAAACAGTTTTGTTGTAAGCGCTTTCGACGCGTCCTTTCACATGCGAATCACTTGGGTCGAAAGTGTGAAAGTGTAGGCCCCCCACTAGTAAGGCTTGAGACGTGGGTCTCACTCGCCCTTTCTAGGTTCGCTTTACTAGTAATCTGTTGTGTGCGCTTGTTAATCACGCTCCGGGTTTATCCCTCGTAATATTTGCCTACTATGTTTACCCTGCAGCCTGACCGACCCGATGAATTGCTTCGGATCGAAGCCGCAGGAGGCCGCGTAATTTATTGGGACGGCCCTAGAGTTCTTGGAGTTCTGGCCATGTCCAGGGCAATAGGTATGCGGGCCGGACAAAGACTCTTTTAGCTTTCGTATTTAATTTGTGTAACATTTTTGTTAATCTGGTGCATAATAGCTGCCTGACTGAGCTTTCTCACCTTAATTCTCTCAGGTGACGATTATCTGAAACCGTACGTGATTTCGGAACCGGAGGTAACGATAACGGATCGGAGGGAGGACGACGATTGTCTTATCCTAGCGAGCGATGGTCTTTGGGATGTGGTCTCCAACCAGACCGCATGTGGAGTAGCGCGAATGTGCTTGCGCGCACAAAAGCCCCCAACACCGCCCGGATCGCCGGGCAGTGAGGAGGCGGTTGGCGTCGCCTCGAGCAGCCAGGACAAGGCCTGCTCCGACGCGTCCATTTTGTTGACCAAATTGGCCTTAGCTAGGAATAGTACGGACAACGTGAGCGTTGTCGTGGtggatttgaaaagaaatcacTCCACCAATTGTCAATAAGAACAGGAAATTA encodes the following:
- the LOC121246415 gene encoding protein phosphatase 2C 37-like, whose protein sequence is MAGICCGVVGEVEASSAIEPSSRASRRRRLELLPLKLIADVAVPPALENGRKRQKIDPCPPSSPPRDFENAVKTCVSNQVEANEENEESKPKNEAASSGESSSPAEEVQDYLKFGVTSVCGRRRDMEDAVSVHPLFCPEKSQSSNGFHFFGVFDGHGCSHVAAKCRDRLHDIMKEEVEGEGEAVEWKGTMERSFNRMDKEVQDLSGSGSSSCRCDLQTPQCDAVGSTAVVAVVTPEKIIVSNCGDSRAVLCRNGAVIPLSSDHKPDRPDELLRIEAAGGRVIYWDGPRVLGVLAMSRAIGDDYLKPYVISEPEVTITDRREDDDCLILASDGLWDVVSNQTACGVARMCLRAQKPPTPPGSPGSEEAVGVASSSQDKACSDASILLTKLALARNSTDNVSVVVVDLKRNHSTNCQ